The DNA window TTTGCCATTGGTGGTTTGGCAGGTCTCATCACCGTCTATGTGACGCAGCCACTTGATACGATCAAGACAAGAATGCAGAGTATCGAAGCGCGCACGACGTACGGAAACAGCTTCAAGTGCGCCACTAGTATCTTCAAGCAGGAAGGCGTCCTTACTTTCTGGAGTGGTGCGCTGCCCCGGTTGGCGAGACTGATTGTCTCTGGAGGATTGGTATTTACTGCTTATGAGCAAATCCAGGTGTGGTTCACCAAGATAGACCCAGAGGAGAAGTACATTTAAAGAGATGCTAGAGTTGATATAAATATGCAGAAGGCGTTGGAGAATGGGCAACATAATGGGGAATCGCTTTTTGATACAATGTACAAGTACAATTACATATACACGTCAGATGCCAGCTGAATATCCTTCCGTATTCTTATCCGGCATTAATCGTTTTATCATCATCTTTACTGGAATCGAATCATGCCCGACAACCTCTTGCCCAGTCGCTCAAACCATGATCTGTTGGGCGCCTCGTCAATTTCCCTTATTAGGTCCGCAAAGTATGTAGGCTGGCTCTTTGGCTCTAGCAATCGACCCTTGAGTTTGAACTGCCCGAATATTAGCTTCCGTCGTTATTTCTGTGGTATGATATTGCAGCGAACGTACTCGGTCGTTGTATCGGTCCTGGGCCAGGAACTGCAACGCCCTCGCCTTGAGAAGCTCCTCGCGCTCCATAGATGGTTTGTAATTTTGGAATCGCTCAGTAACGGCCTTGCCTAGGACATCTTGGAGTTGGTGGTCGGGACGCAGGGCCTGCTTTGGCCAGCGCGCAAAGACGTCGGAGTAGATCTTTTGCTACAGAACAGAAATATGTTAATTCTCTGATATTTGAGGCACAGTATAGAGGAATATGACTTACAGATAATGACCGAGACATTGTGAATTGAGGTTGTTGTCGTTGCTGGGATTAGCCTTCTTTACCACAGAATATCTCGACGTCAACCATTAGAGAAATTCCGTTACAGTGTGTTATTGCAGTGTCAGATATTATTAACACTGTCATTGAAAAGCATATGATTGGGTCATGCGGAAATTGCCTCAGGCTACCACGAGACCCTTGAAAGTCAAAGTCTCATTGATTCTTCAACCTCAAAAAGGACAAGCTCGTGATATGATTCAATGTGGAGGTGGAGCCAGCCGGGTCTAACTACGACCTGACACAGCCCACCTCATcttgagagagagagagagtcaTGTAGGCTGGGACTGGGAAGATGTCAAAGGCAGCAACTTTTGAGTTGTCACTCATTTCCACCAGGTTGCACAGAAAGAAGTATGTCTACATACTTCAGCTCTGATTGTTGTTTTGCTGTGCCTCTTTCAAAGACAATTAAACAAAGGGCTATAAAGGACAGACTCAAAGTACAGATACAGTGTGCCAAGACGTTTTAGGTACCCATCTTCGGCGCATGCCCCCTGAAGACCCTTCTAGACGTATCCCCCTGTGCTTACCCACACTGTGGCGATACCGAACTGGAACCGCCCGGCCGCATCTTGACTAAAGCGCCGGACCTTTTTGCTTCAGGCTTTCTCCTCGCCTCGTAATCGCTCTCTAATTGAGAACTCAAAGCCAGCGAAACAGTCAGAAACTCTACTCAATACTACAGCCAAACCAAACCCAAATTCGCTGTCACTCCTTCAATCCTT is part of the Fusarium poae strain DAOMC 252244 chromosome 4, whole genome shotgun sequence genome and encodes:
- a CDS encoding hypothetical protein (BUSCO:56653at5125) yields the protein MSRSLSQKIYSDVFARWPKQALRPDHQLQDVLGKAVTERFQNYKPSMEREELLKARALQFLAQDRYNDRFKLKGRLLEPKSQPTYFADLIREIDEAPNRSWFERLGKRLSGMIRFQ